A genome region from Thalassotalea euphylliae includes the following:
- the elbB gene encoding isoprenoid biosynthesis glyoxalase ElbB, whose translation MKKVAIILSGCGVFDGSEIHEAVITMLSVEQNGAQYQCFAPDVTQMHVVNHLTGEVAEQESRNVLVEAARIARGEIKPVTELNADDFDALLLPGGFGAAKNLCDFAINGGEASMNSDVLAACQSFAKVGKPAGYICISPAMIPMVYGQGAQATIGTDLDTAAGVTALGGEHIECPVSEFVVDEANKVVSTPAYMLAGNISEAADGIGKLVKQVLAMA comes from the coding sequence ATGAAAAAAGTAGCAATTATTTTAAGCGGCTGTGGCGTATTTGACGGCAGTGAAATTCACGAGGCGGTGATCACCATGTTATCGGTTGAGCAAAATGGTGCCCAGTACCAGTGTTTTGCCCCTGATGTCACGCAAATGCACGTGGTTAATCATTTAACTGGCGAAGTTGCTGAGCAAGAGTCTCGTAATGTGCTTGTTGAAGCTGCCCGCATTGCCCGTGGCGAAATTAAGCCTGTGACGGAGCTGAATGCTGACGACTTTGATGCCTTGCTATTACCGGGCGGCTTTGGCGCAGCGAAAAATTTATGTGATTTTGCCATTAATGGCGGTGAAGCTTCAATGAATAGCGATGTGTTAGCAGCTTGTCAAAGCTTTGCAAAGGTAGGTAAGCCAGCCGGTTATATCTGTATTTCACCGGCAATGATCCCTATGGTTTATGGTCAAGGCGCACAAGCGACAATTGGCACTGATCTAGATACTGCAGCAGGCGTTACCGCGCTTGGTGGCGAACATATTGAATGCCCAGTGTCTGAGTTTGTGGTTGATGAAGCTAATAAAGTGGTGAGTACGCCTGCCTATATGCTAGCGGGTAATATCTCAGAGGCCGCTGACGGTATTGGCAAGCTGGTGAAGCAAGTGCTAGCCATGGCTTAA
- a CDS encoding DUF748 domain-containing protein, protein MKIVNKWSTLGITFIVLLLLVMYASAPLVTYFANKPLAEQNLALEIKQLRFNPFTFSIEVEQLAVNHQPTNNQEKAVDAQQLLSLQHLALNLDAWRLFSGEIHIESVDLNGIGVQSELIEQELSFAGWQPIAAGDSDESESASSGENSQPWLMRGDSLILEDFTFTLQAKRQHNWHINKLVLSEVAVKPNANNHGQEIALKLLLESQLNQQPVNLNLALTHSADKTQLTLSKLQLAVQLSDFSEWLPQELQLSGQVEFSAEAKLNKSSGRALTNWQLVDITSQLATSDLHFAVPVSEPVALQNSTLKLGKIDLAISTDKFNVVQLEGDGTDSKAFDINNLTGAVLAQLAIEKLDWQLTNGDVLATIASITASDARAVLPEQSFQLASLSLTDGMISQAQNLHSIQLNEAQPNALANFEMLDITAIALTPEELNIADIAINLTQASVYKSNVLAAENWVLAEPNKQNTAEQTEEKTQETQTSSELTANHEQNNSPVIRIGQITVTGEGAITMFDYTPSEPVIQRLTLNELWLKNLDSSQPQSSSSFLLNSQLGKRSSIEIAGDIYPFTEHGDLNVKGKMSAVNLAPYSPYVVDAIYHKITQGQLTADFAFNLKEQQIDGEVTTLLKAMELAQAPNTKRSNEEKSKASGSLIPINAAISQLTDSQGNIELTFPLAGDINQPNLGIGGLISLITEKALKQGAKNYMIQTFLPYANIITVAMLASDSLFEISMEDLPYQAGQSELLAPQLAYAKQLAAVLAQQKDAQVVICPKVIKRDIAVDDEAALSGEQKTQLLALGESRLDLFTEHLIATFGANAERIIHCQAAVEPNNNVQSRLSFAIK, encoded by the coding sequence ATGAAAATCGTTAATAAGTGGTCAACTTTAGGTATAACTTTCATTGTCCTGCTGCTGTTGGTGATGTATGCCAGTGCGCCTCTGGTCACTTACTTTGCCAATAAACCGCTGGCTGAGCAAAACCTTGCGCTTGAGATCAAACAGTTAAGATTCAATCCGTTCACTTTTTCTATCGAAGTTGAACAACTTGCTGTTAATCATCAGCCTACCAATAATCAAGAAAAAGCAGTTGATGCTCAACAATTGCTGTCATTACAGCATTTAGCACTAAACCTGGATGCATGGCGGCTTTTTAGTGGCGAGATCCATATTGAATCTGTTGATTTAAATGGTATTGGTGTGCAAAGCGAGCTGATTGAACAAGAGCTCTCGTTTGCTGGTTGGCAGCCAATAGCGGCAGGCGACAGTGATGAATCAGAATCTGCATCAAGTGGTGAGAATAGCCAGCCTTGGCTGATGCGCGGTGACAGCTTAATACTGGAAGATTTTACTTTTACGCTACAAGCTAAGCGTCAACACAACTGGCACATCAATAAGCTGGTGTTATCCGAAGTTGCTGTCAAGCCAAACGCAAATAACCACGGCCAAGAGATCGCCTTAAAACTGCTGTTAGAAAGTCAGTTAAACCAGCAGCCTGTAAACCTTAATCTCGCTTTAACTCATAGTGCTGATAAAACGCAGTTAACACTCAGTAAGTTGCAACTTGCTGTCCAATTGAGTGATTTTAGTGAATGGTTGCCTCAGGAATTACAGCTGTCGGGGCAAGTTGAATTCTCGGCAGAGGCCAAACTCAATAAATCGAGTGGGCGGGCACTTACCAATTGGCAGCTTGTTGATATAACAAGTCAGCTCGCGACTAGCGATTTACATTTCGCTGTGCCTGTTAGTGAGCCAGTCGCGCTTCAAAACTCCACGTTAAAGCTAGGCAAGATAGATCTAGCTATCTCTACTGACAAATTCAATGTTGTGCAGCTAGAAGGTGATGGCACTGATAGCAAAGCATTCGATATTAATAACCTAACAGGGGCAGTATTAGCCCAGCTGGCTATAGAGAAGCTCGACTGGCAGCTAACCAATGGCGATGTTTTAGCGACGATAGCATCAATAACCGCTAGTGATGCCAGAGCTGTGTTGCCTGAGCAATCATTTCAGCTTGCCTCACTAAGCCTGACTGACGGTATGATTTCTCAAGCGCAAAATTTACATTCCATTCAATTAAACGAGGCGCAACCTAACGCTTTAGCAAATTTTGAGATGCTAGATATTACGGCGATAGCGTTAACGCCAGAAGAATTAAATATAGCGGATATCGCCATTAACTTAACCCAAGCTTCGGTTTATAAAAGTAATGTCTTAGCGGCGGAAAACTGGGTATTGGCTGAGCCAAACAAACAAAACACGGCAGAGCAAACAGAAGAAAAAACTCAAGAAACTCAAACCAGTAGTGAGCTGACTGCTAACCATGAGCAAAACAACAGCCCTGTTATTCGTATTGGGCAAATTACTGTGACTGGTGAAGGTGCGATTACTATGTTTGATTATACGCCCAGTGAACCGGTTATTCAGCGTTTAACCCTAAACGAACTTTGGTTAAAAAATCTAGATTCGAGCCAGCCGCAATCCTCTAGTTCATTTTTGCTAAATAGTCAGTTGGGTAAACGTTCGAGCATTGAAATTGCGGGCGATATTTATCCATTCACTGAACACGGCGATTTAAACGTAAAAGGCAAGATGTCAGCGGTTAATTTAGCGCCATATTCACCCTATGTAGTGGATGCAATCTATCATAAAATTACCCAAGGGCAGCTCACTGCAGACTTCGCATTTAATTTAAAGGAGCAACAAATCGACGGCGAAGTAACGACTTTGCTTAAAGCGATGGAGCTGGCGCAAGCACCTAATACAAAACGTTCTAACGAAGAAAAGAGTAAAGCTAGTGGTAGTCTTATCCCAATCAATGCCGCAATCAGCCAGTTAACCGATAGCCAAGGTAATATTGAACTGACTTTTCCATTAGCCGGTGATATTAATCAGCCTAATTTAGGTATCGGCGGCTTGATCTCCTTGATCACGGAAAAGGCGCTAAAACAGGGGGCGAAGAATTATATGATTCAGACCTTTTTGCCTTACGCCAATATCATCACTGTCGCTATGCTAGCCAGTGATAGCTTATTTGAAATCTCAATGGAAGATTTGCCATATCAGGCAGGGCAATCGGAGCTATTAGCGCCTCAGCTAGCCTACGCGAAACAACTTGCTGCCGTTTTAGCACAGCAAAAAGATGCGCAGGTAGTGATTTGCCCGAAAGTGATTAAACGTGATATTGCAGTAGATGACGAAGCAGCATTAAGCGGCGAGCAAAAAACGCAGTTATTGGCATTAGGTGAGTCCCGATTAGATCTGTTTACCGAGCATTTAATTGCAACATTTGGGGCAAATGCTGAACGCATTATTCATTGCCAGGCGGCAGTTGAACCAAATAATAATGTCCAGTCTAGGTTATCGTTTGCGATAAAGTAA
- a CDS encoding oxidoreductase-like domain-containing protein — translation MQEQLEKPNPPADDDCCGGGACCPCVWDDYYEKLQKWRIQQAKLKAQEAEG, via the coding sequence ATGCAAGAACAACTAGAAAAGCCAAACCCACCAGCAGATGACGACTGTTGTGGTGGCGGTGCCTGTTGCCCCTGTGTTTGGGATGATTATTACGAAAAGTTGCAAAAGTGGCGTATTCAGCAGGCTAAGCTTAAAGCACAAGAAGCGGAAGGCTAA